The Streptomyces achromogenes DNA segment GGTTCTGCATGATCACCAGGCCCAGCCAGAAGCCGGGCACCCGCGACGGGTCACGAGAGGGGTCGGGGAACGGGGTCTGCTCGTCGTCCCACAGCCGCAGTCTGCCCAGCTCACCGGTGCGCAGTTGGCGTTGCTCCGCGTCACTCGACCCGTAGATCTGCGAAGCGTCCCACCAGTGGGAGGAGACGTTGACGCGCGTGTCGGGCATCTCGGCATCCGCCTGCGGATCCCGGGTCGGGTCCTCGGGTGTCCGCATGATCCGCATCGGACGCTCCGGCCAGGGATCGTCGTCCATGAGGGGCACTTCCCAGGGCCGGTCCTCAGGATTCGTACCGTGGCTGAACCAGTCGCGGATCATGAACTGCAGCCAGGTGGAGACGAGGGAGTTCACGGACTCGGCCGGGATCAACTCGTGACGGGTGAGCAGGGCTCGGCTGACGTCGCGCGGGTTCGGCCGGGATAGGACGTCCTCACGCGTGGCCGGCGCGATCTTGTCCAGCGGGATATTGCGGTTGAAGCGGGTGCCCGCCATGCCCATCCGAGGCTCGTCGAGGTCGTTGTAGCTGCCGTCGGCACTTCGGTTGACCTTGTGTTTCTCCAACTTCGGCCCGGGATCGGGAAGGTTGACCGAGGGTAGGTGCGTGGTGTCGTGGAGATTTTCCTGACGGAGCCTCACGCGCAGTCCGAAGAGGACCGCCAGGCCAGGAATCACGGCCAGCTTGTCCCAGCCGATGCGCCGGTCGACATACTCGGCCAGATCGCCGGCGATCTTCCACGGAAGAGAGGCGGATGAGGAGCGGGAGCGGCGGAAGAGGGAACGTAGTGTGCTCATCGGGGTCCTTTCGTGGCACCGCCGGCTTCAGCCGGGGGAGGAGACGAAGCCCCGCAGGTTTGATGTTCACCTGCGGTCTGGCTGGTTTGTGCGCGCGACCGCGGACCATGCGAAGCGGGCGTACTTCCATCCGACCGATGCGCGGGCGGCCGCGCCGTCGCGCATGTTCGGCTGCGTGCGGACGGTCTGCAACCTGGCTCTGGCCGCCCTGGCCGAGGCGTGGGCGCGGCAGGAACGGGTCAACTACAGCGCCACGTCAGTGATCGCCGTGGACCGCTTCTTCCCCTCCTCCAGGGTGGTGCTCCTTCGTGCCGCTGCACGCCGCCGACGCCGCCACCGCGCCGCGTGATAGCGGCGCGATGTGGTCGGATCCCGTGCCGGGCTCGCGGAATACCGGACTCCGCCGTCACCGGGGCGCGGTCCGGGTCGAGGCGCCGGATGAGCAGGGTGGGCGCCGGCAGGCCAGCGATCCTGTTGACGAGCCGGGCGCCGACTGGCAGATGCCCGAGGTGAGCGGCCGGAAGGCGCGTTGCTTGGCCACGGTGGCTCCTCGGATCTCGGATTGCGTTGACCATTGCGCTGACCTCTGCCGCGATGGCGCACATGCGTCTCGACATCACATCTGAATCGGTCTGGCATTCACACTAGGAGACGTTCCGATCGCCTGCATGTCGGAACAGCGCCGTGAGGCTGTGGGTGAACTCCGGACAGCCCGGAAGGGAAGGGTGGTAGGCGAACGTAGGGCGCGGTGTGCCGGTCCACCTCAGTGGTAGGCCGGTCCGCTCGGAATCAGCAATTGTTGACGGCTTGAATAGTCGCCGTTCATGACCTTCTTGAGGCCATGGGAGGTATCCACTACGCAGTGCGGATCCCGGAGGCGGCGGTTACGGTGGTATGCGGAAAGGGGCGTCGAGGTGCCGTCGCCCACTCAATGTCCCGTACATGTGCTGCAAGTCGCGGTCGGTAAATCCTGAAAGAACAAATCTGTGCCATCGAGAAATCCCCGACGGGGGATTTCGGGCTTCACGGGGGTGGTGGGCGTTCCGTTTCCGCTGACCTCCGTTATCGGCCCGGAGAAGCGGGGCAGTGAGTGTCGGCCGTTCGAGCGTTGTCACGTCCACCGCCGTCCGAGGGGCTTGCTTGTCGATGACGGGGCGATCGCCTCCGGCTGTGTCTCGACACGAGGGGATCGGCCCGCAGCTGAATCGGCCGAGGCCTCAAACGGAAGGGATTCGGAAGTGCAAGCACAACTCACATTCGACGAGGTGCTCGGATACCTCAAAGACAGACCTGACGTGACCCGGACGTACCAGGTGCCGAGGGGGTCCATCTCCAGGCTTGCATGCGACGAGGCAGCGGGTATGCGAGAGATGGACGAGGCCGAGACTTCGCAGCTGGCCGACTATCTGGACGTACCCGCCAAGGACCTCAGGGGACCCTTGAAGGTCGTTGACGTTCGGTGCTCCTACTGCACACACCACCTGTCCTTCCTCGACTTCGCCAAAACAGCGGTCGAATCAGGAGCACACGGGAAGGAAGGCCTACGTCAAGTGCTGACCGGCAAGAGTGGTGAGTGGATCACCATTCGCGGCCGGGACGGTGGTCGCCCGGTGAGCTGCGCGCAATGCGGCAACGACGTTCCACGCCCGATGGCCGGCTGCTATTCGGAGTACTCGTCGTCCGACTACGCATACGCCTGACCTCTGCAGCACCTGGTTGCCACCCAGCGCCGGTCGGGCTGCCCGGCCGACCTGGTCGTGACTCGCATCAACGATCAGTAGCCACGCTGAAAGCTTCTTGTACGTTCGGCGGTAATCTCCGCCCAGGCGGAACACGCAAGCAGACCGGACCACCACGGCCGGCTGCCTGGGGGAGTGACAGTGCAGCTGCCTCCTGCTCCGCAGCTGGGACGGACAGTTGGTCCAAGGCCGCTTCCAGCCGCCGGGCACGGTGATCGGACTGGTGACGGTGGGGGCTGTTACCGAGGGGGTCGATGAGGATGGAGCGGCGGAT contains these protein-coding regions:
- a CDS encoding helix-turn-helix domain-containing protein, which gives rise to MRATADHAKRAYFHPTDARAAAPSRMFGCVRTVCNLALAALAEAWARQERVNYSATSVIAVDRFFPSSRVVLLRAAARRRRRHRAA